A stretch of Geomonas oryzisoli DNA encodes these proteins:
- the treS gene encoding maltose alpha-D-glucosyltransferase, with protein sequence MPFRNEKNPLWFKDAVIYEVHIKSFCDSNGDGIGDFRGLTQKLPYLRDLGITAVWVLPFYPSPLRDDGYDIADYRSVHPDYGTLRDFQEFLKAAHALGMRVITELVLNHTSDQHPWFQKSRSAKPGSPWRDFYVWSDTPDKYLDARIIFKDFEVSNWTRDPVAKSYYWHRFYSHQPDLNYDNPRVHEAMFRVIDFWFGMGVDGLRLDAVPYLYEREGTNCENLPETYEFLTKLRAYIDAKYQDKMLLAEANQWPEDAASYFGGGAACHMAFHFPLMPRMFMALQMEDSFPIVNILQQTPAIPQQCQWAMFLRNHDELTLEMVTDEERDYMYRIYARDPRARINLGIRRRLAPLMGDDRRKIELMNVLLFTMPGTPIIYYGDEIGMGDNYYLGDRNGVRTPMQWSPDRNAGFSPANPQKLYLPTIIDPEYHYEARNVENQAKNPSSLLWWMKRMIDLRKRFRAFGWGTLEFIPLDNPKVLAMLRQYDDQTILVLINLSRSTQFVQVNQPRFVGFYPEEMFSRNRFPSIKDSPYGVILGPYDYHLLLLTDGREKTKPREEGGLEEIAVTGGWENVLRAAGLRQLEQSVLPDYLRKSRWFQGKSRIMVRFSVLDRLQVAIDGSSAVLTFLEVTYSEGAPEVYLLPLHYLPMDGGGETVLGDSPEAVICLLKVGDRQGVLYDGLYNSHLRWILFELIWRRKTVRGDSGRLSGRPASGMAALMEGKQPPFSSLVGKSEQSNSSVVFEKSFFFKMYRRMEEGAHPEVEIGTFLDRVRFPHVAPLAGSLEYRRGSGESFALGLLQGFVPNQGDAWTFTLGEVGQFVDRVLAHREESRKSGLEPHPGNESSGYTPALLELIQGFYPDMVALIGRRTAEFHLALSSRTDDADFAAEPFALLYQRSVYQSMRSRSKKIFDLLRKNMARIPQHVAGDAEGLLALENEVLGVFQKFMLRKFGAMKTRIHGDYHLGQLLYTGDNFLIIDLEGEPIKSLSERRIKQSPLKDVAGMVRSFHYAAHAVIMQRTQVRDEDIAYLLPWVQAWYRYNASVFIKAYREAVAGARFMPTAEDEVDIMLQTFMLDKAIYELGYELNNRPEWVSIPLSGILDLLAQVATGPEGR encoded by the coding sequence ATGCCATTTCGAAACGAGAAGAACCCGCTCTGGTTCAAGGACGCCGTCATCTACGAGGTGCACATCAAGAGCTTTTGCGATTCCAACGGGGACGGTATCGGGGACTTTCGGGGGCTGACCCAGAAGCTCCCGTACCTGCGCGACCTGGGCATCACCGCGGTCTGGGTGCTCCCCTTCTACCCCTCGCCGCTGCGCGACGACGGCTACGACATCGCCGACTACCGCAGCGTCCACCCGGACTACGGCACCCTGCGCGATTTCCAGGAGTTCCTCAAGGCCGCCCACGCCCTGGGGATGCGGGTCATCACCGAGCTGGTGCTGAACCACACCTCGGACCAGCACCCCTGGTTCCAGAAATCGCGCAGCGCCAAGCCCGGCTCCCCCTGGCGCGACTTCTACGTCTGGAGCGATACCCCCGACAAGTACCTGGACGCCCGCATCATTTTCAAGGACTTCGAGGTCTCCAACTGGACCCGCGATCCCGTCGCCAAGAGCTACTACTGGCACCGCTTCTACTCGCACCAGCCCGACCTGAACTACGACAACCCCCGGGTGCACGAGGCGATGTTCCGGGTCATCGACTTCTGGTTCGGCATGGGGGTGGACGGCCTGCGACTGGACGCGGTCCCCTATCTGTACGAGCGCGAGGGGACCAACTGCGAAAACCTCCCGGAAACCTACGAGTTCCTGACGAAGCTGCGCGCCTACATCGACGCGAAATACCAGGACAAGATGCTGCTCGCCGAGGCGAACCAGTGGCCCGAGGATGCCGCCTCCTACTTCGGCGGGGGCGCCGCCTGCCACATGGCCTTCCATTTCCCGCTCATGCCCCGCATGTTCATGGCGCTGCAGATGGAGGATTCCTTCCCCATCGTCAACATCCTGCAGCAGACCCCGGCCATCCCGCAGCAGTGCCAGTGGGCCATGTTCCTGAGAAACCACGACGAGCTCACCCTGGAGATGGTGACCGACGAGGAGCGGGACTACATGTACCGGATCTACGCCCGCGACCCCCGCGCCCGCATCAACCTGGGCATCCGGCGCCGCCTGGCGCCGCTCATGGGGGACGACCGGCGCAAGATCGAGCTGATGAACGTGCTCCTGTTCACCATGCCCGGCACCCCCATCATCTACTACGGCGACGAGATCGGCATGGGGGACAACTACTACCTGGGCGACCGCAACGGCGTGCGCACCCCGATGCAGTGGAGTCCCGACCGCAACGCCGGCTTCTCGCCGGCCAACCCGCAAAAGCTCTACCTCCCCACCATCATCGACCCCGAGTATCACTACGAGGCGCGCAACGTCGAGAACCAGGCCAAGAACCCTTCGTCGCTGCTGTGGTGGATGAAGCGGATGATCGACCTCAGGAAGCGGTTCCGGGCCTTCGGCTGGGGAACGCTGGAATTCATCCCGCTGGACAACCCCAAGGTGCTGGCCATGCTGCGCCAGTACGATGACCAGACCATTCTCGTACTGATCAACCTTTCCCGGTCCACCCAGTTCGTGCAGGTGAACCAGCCCCGCTTCGTGGGGTTCTACCCGGAGGAGATGTTCAGCCGCAACCGCTTTCCCTCCATCAAGGATTCCCCCTATGGCGTGATCCTCGGGCCCTACGACTACCACCTGCTTCTTTTGACCGACGGACGCGAGAAGACCAAGCCCCGCGAGGAGGGGGGGCTGGAGGAGATCGCGGTGACGGGAGGGTGGGAGAACGTGCTGAGGGCGGCCGGGCTGCGCCAGCTGGAGCAATCGGTCCTGCCGGACTACCTCAGGAAGTCGCGCTGGTTCCAGGGCAAGAGCCGCATCATGGTGCGCTTTTCGGTGCTGGACCGGCTCCAGGTGGCGATCGACGGCTCTTCGGCGGTGCTCACCTTCCTGGAGGTGACCTACAGCGAAGGGGCTCCCGAGGTCTATCTCCTGCCGCTGCATTACCTTCCCATGGACGGGGGGGGCGAGACGGTGCTGGGCGACTCGCCCGAGGCCGTGATCTGCCTGCTCAAGGTGGGGGACCGCCAGGGTGTGCTCTACGACGGGTTGTACAACTCGCACCTGCGCTGGATCCTCTTCGAACTGATCTGGCGCAGGAAGACCGTGCGCGGCGACAGCGGCAGGCTCTCGGGACGCCCCGCTTCCGGCATGGCCGCGCTCATGGAAGGGAAGCAGCCCCCGTTCTCCTCCCTGGTGGGGAAGTCGGAACAGAGCAACAGCTCGGTCGTTTTCGAGAAGAGTTTCTTCTTCAAGATGTACCGCCGCATGGAGGAAGGAGCCCATCCCGAGGTGGAGATCGGCACCTTCCTGGACCGGGTGCGCTTCCCGCACGTGGCGCCTCTGGCAGGCTCTCTGGAGTACCGGCGCGGCAGCGGCGAGAGCTTCGCGCTGGGGCTTTTGCAGGGATTCGTGCCCAACCAGGGGGACGCCTGGACCTTCACCCTGGGCGAGGTCGGGCAGTTCGTGGACCGGGTGCTCGCCCACCGCGAAGAGAGCAGGAAGTCGGGGCTGGAGCCTCATCCCGGCAACGAGTCCAGCGGCTATACCCCGGCCCTGCTGGAACTGATCCAGGGCTTCTACCCCGATATGGTCGCCCTGATCGGCAGGCGCACCGCCGAGTTTCACCTCGCCCTCTCTTCGCGCACCGATGATGCCGATTTCGCCGCGGAGCCCTTCGCGCTCCTCTACCAACGCTCGGTGTACCAGTCCATGCGCAGCCGCAGCAAAAAGATCTTCGACCTGCTGCGCAAGAACATGGCCCGGATCCCGCAGCACGTCGCCGGCGACGCCGAAGGGCTCCTTGCCCTGGAGAACGAGGTGCTCGGGGTCTTCCAGAAGTTCATGCTGCGCAAGTTCGGCGCCATGAAGACCCGCATCCACGGCGATTACCATCTGGGCCAACTGCTCTACACCGGCGACAACTTCCTGATCATCGACCTGGAAGGCGAACCGATCAAATCGCTGAGCGAGCGCAGGATCAAGCAGTCGCCGCTTAAGGACGTGGCGGGGATGGTGCGTTCCTTCCACTACGCGGCGCACGCCGTCATCATGCAGCGCACCCAGGTGCGCGACGAGGATATCGCCTACCTGCTCCCCTGGGTGCAGGCCTGGTACCGCTACAACGCCTCGGTGTTCATCAAGGCCTACCGGGAGGCGGTGGCGGGGGCGCGGTTCATGCCG